The sequence ATTATCAAATTTCCCTTTTATTAAAAACATTATTAACATTTTTTGGCTGCGGTCACAATCAATCATCTTAATTAATACCTGAAGATACTCAAAAAGGACTTAGTTTTCAAGTCCTTTATTATTTCTAATCAATTTGTTTAAAGTACATTTTTTGTTTGACTTGTCCTTGACCAGCTTCAGAAATCTGATAAGTAAAACTATAAGAAATGAATCGCTTTCCATAGGCCAATATGCTATTGTATTGCCATTGAGAAAGCTTTTTGCCTTCTACTTTACCTAAGGTCATTTTATTGTCATTTGCTTTATACTTCCAAGACGCATTTTTACTTTGAGACTTATAGATCTTATCAAACTGTTTCTCACCTTGAACAGCCTTCAAGGCAAGTGTCTTATCCTGTGTCACAATGACTTTATCACTAGTTCTAGAAAAGGCGACATACATTACACGGTTATTTTCTTTGCCCTCAAAAACACTAGAATATTGATAAGCATGACCTGGAATCATTTTAGCAACATGATGGCTGGCATAGTAGTAAAAACTACCTCCAGCAATAGCTAAGACAAGACAGACTGCAATAATAATCTTTATTAATTTACGTTTTGTCATCATTTCCCCCACTATTTTTAATAATCAGAAGCAGCATCAATTGATTGGGTCGTTGCATTTGATGATTGATTATCATTTGAATCAATTGATTGTTCACTAGATATTGTTGAATCACTGTTCTTATCATTATCGCTGTCTGAACTATCTGTAGCTACTCCGTCTTTGTCTTTTGATGAACTCTCTGTCGTTGATGTTTCAGATTTGTTATAAACTTTTAAGTTAAAGAGGAGGCTTGTGTTATTTTCTTTTTCAACATCTAATTGAACGGCTTGAGCATCTGTTAATTCTGTTAGATAGTCATCTTTTATTAATTGATTGTAAATTTTTTTAGCAACTTCTTTAGCGGATCTTTCAGTATAGGTGACATTGTCTAACTGCACCTGTTGTTGGTCATACAAGACTTTTTCTTCTAAATCTTCTGTTTTAGTGGTGATTGCTTCAGCATCTGCTGGATCATGTGAGAGAAAAGTAATCTCACCTTCTTCAACTTTTTTATGAATAAGTTTATTAATCTCTTTTTGAACAGCGTCTTGGTAGGTATCTTCGTCTAATGTTTTTCTTTAGCGTTTGCTGATTTTTTATTCGAAGAAGCTTTGCTACTGTCTTCAGTCTTTTTCTTAGCAAATGATGAATCATCTTTAGAAATTGTTGAATCTTTCTGAGAATCACTATTTTCATTATTGTCAACAGGATAATTATGTTCGATATGATTATCAGCATAATAAGAAGTATTATTGATAATCACAACGCTATTATCATCTCCATAAAAATGATTAATATTAATTGAAGTATGAGCACAATAATAACCTGTACCTTTATAAGTATAACTTGTAGGAACTTTACCATCACGGTTAAGGATTAAAATATCTCCTGCATAGATCAAATCCACATTGGTAATATTATTATCATAGGCCAGTTTTTGAATAGAGATACCTGTTGCTTGTGAAATTCCCCAAAGAGTATCACCCCACTGTATAATATAACGTTCACCATTTAAATGATTGACATTAATGTTTTGAGATAAGATGTTGTGGTTGATTTGCTCTGGGGTACTAGCTACCCAATTGGTGATATCAGCACGTTGAGCGTTAGTTTGATCAGCATAAAAGTTATTGGCTACTGCCCTTGTTTGCACTATTATCGGTACCACAAGAGCACCCAACATGACAACATTTGTCCAAAGGTGTTTTTCTTCATCAATAATCCTCCTAAATTACCATTAGTTACTTTTCATCTTAGTATTAATATTTTACTAAAATTAAAAATTGGAAATAATTAATGTAAGATTTCGTAAATATTACAAATTATTTACTTAATTGTACAATTTCTATGCCCTTATTGTCAACTGATTTTCTTATTCTTTATACATTTTAATGCTCTTTGTTTAAATAAAATGTTTGTCAACCACTAACAGGTATCCTAATTTTTAATAATTATTCATCATCGTTCATGGTTTAGCCCAAGTTCACTATAATTACATGCTCTCATGCTCCATTAAAAGACTTTTAACACGACAAAATAACAGTAAAATATGTGATGCAAAAACCTTTTGTAACAATAACTTTTAATTAGAATAGATAGTGTTCTTTTGAAGACGAAGATAACTAATCCTAGTTTTTATCTGCAATAAAGCATTTTAGCAGATTTTCCTATATCACATGTTTTTATTTTATGATAAAATAGATAGGAAAACTTATTGGAGGAAGACATGTCACATCAACATACAGAAGAATTGAATGACCAACAAATTGTCCGCCGCGAAAAAATGGCAGCCTTGGCTGAACAAGGGATAGATCCATTTGGCAAGCGTTTTGAACGTACGGCTACTTCTGGTCAATTAAAAGAAAAATATGCTGACAAATCAAAAGAAGAATTACATGACATCAATGAAACAGCTACCATTGCTGGGCGTCTGATGACCAAGCGAGGTAAAGGCAAGGTTGGCTTTGCCCATCTGCAAGACCGCGAAGGTCAAATTCAAATTTATGTCCGTAAAGATACTGTTGGCGATGATAATTATCAAATTTTTAAAAAGGCTGATATTGGAGACTTTTTAGGTGTAGAAGGTGAAATCATGCGTACAGATATGGGCGAGCTTTCCATCAAAGCTATGCATATAACGCATCTTTCCAAGGCACTGCGTCCGCTGCCTGAAAAATTCCATGGTTTAACGGATGTTGAAACCATCTACCGCAAGCGTTATCTCGATTTAATTTCCAACCGCGAGAGTCTAGAACGCTTTATCACTCGTTCAAAGATCATCTCAGAAATCCGTCGCTATCTGGATGGTCTTGGTTTCTTAGAAGTAGAAACACCTGTCCTTCATAATGAAGCTGGTGGTGCTGCTGCTAAACCATTCACAACCCATCATAACGCTCAAGATATGGATATGGTTCTTCGTATTGCAACGGAACTGCATTTAAAACGACTGATTGTTGGTGGTATGGAAAGAGTTTACGAAATGGGACGTATTTTCCGTAATGAAGGAATGGATGCCACTCATAATCCTGAATTCACTTCAATTGAAGTCTACCAAGCCTATGCTGACTTTGAAGACATCATGGATTTAACAGAAGGTATTGTGCAACATGCTGCTAAAGCCGTTAAGGGTGATGGCCCTATTACTTATCAAGGTACCGAAATTAAGATTAATGAACCCTTCAAACGTGCTCACATTGTTGATTTAATCAAGGAAGTGACTGGTGTTGATTTTTGGAAAGAAATGACCTTGGCGGAAGCACAGGCCCTTGCTCAAGAAAAAAATGTTCCACTTGAAAAACACTATACTTCTGTTGGACACATTATCAATGCCTTCTTTGAAGAATTCGTCGAAGAAACACTCATTCAACCAATCTTTGTTTATGGCCATCCTGTTGAAGTTTCACCACTAGCTAAGAAAAATGCAGACGATCCTCGTTTTACAGACCGTTTTGAACTTTTCATTATGACTAAGGAATACGGAAATGCCTTCACTGAATTAAACGACCCAATTGATCAATTGGAACGCTTTAAAGCTCAAGCAGCTGCCAAAGAATTGGGAGATGACGAAGCTACAGGCATTGACTATGACTATGTTGAAGCCCTTGAGTACGGCATGCCACCAACAGGCGGACTTGGCATTGGTATTGACCGCTTAGTCATGCTCTTAACAAACACAACAACCATTCGCGATGTCTTACTCTTCCCAACGATGAAATAAGAGATAGCATAGAGAAAATAGCAAACTTATAGATCGTTATCAGCTCCTATTGGATAATTCCAGCAGGAGCTTTTGATATGTATAATTAAGTTTAAATTCATCTGGAAGTTTTCTACTTATTGTTTCAATCATAATTTGAAAAATATCTCGTTTTAACTCCATAAAAAAGCACTAGATTTACTTCTTCTAGTACTTTTCGTTTATCGTTACCTTCTTCGCTGACCATTTAGCCAATCAAAGACATTACTATAAGTTCTGCCATTGACAGTAGCTTTGGCATCACCGCCATAGGTTGGATTGGTCGCAACCATGCCAGAAAGTCCAGACCAATTCTTGGCGTTATCAGTATTTTGAACGCCAGTTACTTGATCATTCAAGAAATAAACCCAAGACCAGTGACCGTTATAAGTGACGCCAGAGTGATGTTTGCCAACATTAGTTTCATAATAGGAAAACCATTTATTTTGTGCGCCAGCTTGAAGTAACTCTTTATAGAATGGTAGAACACTACTATCTGTAGATATTGTTTTATCAGCCCGTGTATGAATCAACCACATTGGTTGACCTTTCAGAGCTTTCAAAGCAGCAGCGGTAATCTGATTATCTGCTAATTGATTACTATAGGAAGCAGCAATAGGAACTAAGGCTGCAAAATAGTTGGGATAGGCAACTCCCATATCCAGAGTCATACCGCCACCATTAGAAACGCCTGCCAAATAAATGCGTCGGCTATCAATATCTGGATGGCTTGCTACATAGGCTTTAATGAGCGCCATTAAGCTAGCTGTTTGATTTTGAGACCAAGGAGTTGAACTTTGAGGAACTAGCACATAGGCTCCCTTTTGACTACCACTACCTGTAGAAGTGAAATGACTTTGAATAGGATCTTCCGTTAAACGAGCCACATTGCTGGCTAGAAGCGGAATATTAATATCAGTGCCTACTTCTCCTATACCATGCAACCAGACAATCAATGGATTCTTCTCACCGCCAATAGCTGTTTCTGGTTGGTAGGCGGCATAATTAAAATTACCATAACTACCACGTTCTGAAAAACGATCCGTTGTAGGCAAGAAACGATTATTGATAGCATCTTGCTCTGAACTGATGATTTGACTGCTATTAGAACCATCTGCTTGCACCTGCAAATTATCTACTTTGACAGTATAACTGTTGACCCAGTTATTACGAAAGGCTGCTGAGTCAAAAATAAAGGGTGATGCGTTTTTGCTGCTATCATTTGGATCATAAGGAATATCTAATTCAAGTGTCACATAATGGCTACTATCAAAGTAAACCACATGTCCTGAAGCATTAGAGACATAAGAATTAAGAATTTTTCTTTGAACTCCAGCAGTTGTTACCATTGCACCAGCATGAACAACAGCAGGAGTTACCTTATGATTGAACTCAAGAATAATCTTTGAAACAGAAGGACCAAATTCATAACTATCAACTACAAGACTGGTCTTAACAACCTCAATTTTGTCAATCGCCTTTGCATTTCCATCATTATCAAATTGGTAGTTAACACCATTAATGGTCCGGCTTGTCTTTCTCAGTAAATCTCCAGAATTTTTATCATAATAATGCGAGGATCCATCTTCTTCAACAAAATTCCCTTTAACCTGACTACCATCCGAATTAAAATACAGAGACTGACCATTGACAGTAACACTACCGGTGACAGGGACACCATCACTATCAAGATAATACCAATTGCCTTGATCATTGACAAAACGATTAGTCCACATCTCACCACTATCTCTGTCATAATAATGTTTATTTCCATCCGAGTCTTGAGCAAAAGCACCCTTAACTTGCTTACCATCTTGAGCAAAGTACATAACCTTGCCATCAATCGTTTGACGGCCTGTAACATTTTTACCATCAGCACCAAGATAATACCAATTACCATTACCATCATTAACAAAGGTATTAGTCGAATGTGACGGTTTTTTTTCTGCTTCAGTAGTCATTTTAACATGAGTGGATTGTTGTTTAAAGCTATTTTGCGGTAAATCAGTTTGTTCATCTGCTTTCGTTTGCTGACTATCTGAAGATATTTCATTAACAGTATTTTGTTTGTCAGACTGACTTGTATTATTAGCTGAATTCATTGAAGGGGCATCAGTTGCAACACTTTCTGTCTTTTCTTGAGGATCCCTGTTTACACTATCCGTTTTTACTTCCACCTGATTTGAAGTCTGATTCTCCACTTCTTGGGAACTGGAGTTAATCTCACTTGTTTGCCTTTGTTCAGTTGTCACCATCACGTCAGCTTCTACAGTCTTTGTTACAGCAAATAAGAAAGCTATGATCGCAACTGAAACTAAACCAAACTTTAGTTTACGTAAACTAAAGTGTTTTTGCTTTTCAAATATCATAAGAAGCTCCTTCTATATTATCATTATTTTAATCAAGTTTAACACTTTATAAAATGAAATACTATGGAAGTTCCAGCATTGTAATCTAAAAACAATAGCAATGTTAAAATTGTTAAAAATTAAGTTAACAAAAATTAGCGTATTTAGGATATAGATAACTTATTAATTTATTAAAAATTCAATATTGGAATATAGATAAATCTCTTTTTCAGTAAAGTTTTTTAAGTTCTGCAAACTTTAAGACTCATTCGTTTATTGATGAGCGAAGAGCAAGATCCAAACGAGTCTTTCCGTCATGATAAAAAAGAGGGCTTTATCTTCAATCGGAATCTATTTTTTTGAGTACAGTAATCTTGATAATATATTTTTCAGTCCATTATGCTATAATAACAATAATTACAGTTCAGAAAAATCAACTGCTAATGAAAGCATAATCAACATGAAACGATATTATATTTCTTACCTATCAGCTGCTATTTTTATTGTCTATGGTCTCTTTTCTTCAAAATTAATTTTTTCAGCGCTGGGACTTGTTTTTCTACTTATCGGTCTCAGAGACAGTCGTTCCAAATGATTTAAAGAATACCTAACCAACATCATTACTAATAAAGTAAGTTTAAATCAAAAAGAGAATGAAGAGCTTTAGTCCAACAGTTTCACTTTCTTCTTACTTATTTTTGATGGAGCACTTCACCATCTTGACAAAAATAGGTTCAAGCATTGTTATCAATACTTAATAGTCTTTACTTGCTTTGATTTCTTCACGTACTTCTAACAGTCATTTCAGCATTTTAAAATTTCCATTTGATTCAATGAGATGATAATCATTTTCTGCTAATATGTATGCTCCTTCTATCATACCTACTCAAATCAAGAACTTGGGGAATTAACTGTAAATTCAAGTATTTTTCTTTTAGCAATCTGATTGTTTAGATATCTCTGATTAATTTTCCATAATTCTTTCTTGTGTTTATACTGTCAGTAACCTTACAAACTCTTTATTAACTCCAAAGCGCTTTATATCCAGCATTGATAGGTATACCTTTTAAATTTTTAAGCATACTTAACATATGCTGCTTTTTATGCTATAATGCAATTAATCCAAATTAGATTAGAAAAGAGATTTTCAAAATGAAAGCTCATCCAAAAAAGCAATCACTCAGCGAGGTCAATCAGAGCGTCCGTGTTCCTAAAAATGCCTCTTTTTTAACAACTTTGAGAGCTTTTTTAGGACCCGGAGCACTAGTTGCTGTTGGTTATATGGATCCGGGAAATTGGATTACTAGCGTTGTTGGTGGTGCAAGTTATAAATACTTGCTGTTATCAGTTGTTTTGCTGTCTTCACTTATTGCCATGCAGCTGCAGCAAATGGCTGGCAAACTGGGTATTGTCTCACGACAAGATTTAGCACAGGCAACCGCCGCCCATCTCCCTAAGGGATTGCGTTATCTTTTGTTTATTGTTATTGAACTAGCCCTTATGGCAACAGATTTAGCCGAAGTTATTGGCTCAGGGATTGCCTTACACCTCCTGTTTGGTTGGCCTTTGCTTTTTTCGATCTTTATTACCATTTTAGATGTTTTTTTACTTCTATCTATTATGAAACTGGGATTTAGAAAAATTGAGGCCATCGTCTCAACTCTTATTTTAACCATTCTAGTTATTTTGTTTACTTAGTTGTTATTTCTCACCCAAGTTTTTCGGGTATTATTAAGGGTTATATTCCTCAGTTTGCTATCTTTGATTCAGCACAAGCAGCTACTAACAGTAGGTTGACCTTAGCACTTGGTATCATTGGTGCAACTGTAATGCCTCACAATTTATACCTGCACTCATCTATCTCTCAGACACGTCAAGTTGATTATAAGCAAAAATCTTCCATTGCTCAGGCCGTTAAATTCATGACTTGGGATTCCAATCTTCAATTAAGCCTCGCCTTTATTGTTAATTCTCTTCTTTTAATTCTTGGGGCATCGCTTTTTTAT comes from Streptococcus troglodytae and encodes:
- a CDS encoding Valyl-tRNA synthetase, whose amino-acid sequence is MTKRKLIKIIIAVCLVLAIAGGSFYYYASHHVAKMIPGHAYQYSSVFEGKENNRVMYVAFSRTSDKVIVTQDKTLALKAVQGEKQFDKIYKSQSKNASWKYKANDNKMTLGKVEGKKLSQWQYNSILAYGKRFISYSFTYQISEAGQGQVKQKMYFKQID
- the lysS gene encoding lysine--tRNA ligase, with product MSHQHTEELNDQQIVRREKMAALAEQGIDPFGKRFERTATSGQLKEKYADKSKEELHDINETATIAGRLMTKRGKGKVGFAHLQDREGQIQIYVRKDTVGDDNYQIFKKADIGDFLGVEGEIMRTDMGELSIKAMHITHLSKALRPLPEKFHGLTDVETIYRKRYLDLISNRESLERFITRSKIISEIRRYLDGLGFLEVETPVLHNEAGGAAAKPFTTHHNAQDMDMVLRIATELHLKRLIVGGMERVYEMGRIFRNEGMDATHNPEFTSIEVYQAYADFEDIMDLTEGIVQHAAKAVKGDGPITYQGTEIKINEPFKRAHIVDLIKEVTGVDFWKEMTLAEAQALAQEKNVPLEKHYTSVGHIINAFFEEFVEETLIQPIFVYGHPVEVSPLAKKNADDPRFTDRFELFIMTKEYGNAFTELNDPIDQLERFKAQAAAKELGDDEATGIDYDYVEALEYGMPPTGGLGIGIDRLVMLLTNTTTIRDVLLFPTMK
- a CDS encoding YSIRK-type signal peptide-containing protein (The YSIRK form of extended signal peptide directs nascent proteins to the cross-wall site, while signal peptides lacking YSIRK direct proteins instead to the cell pole. A large fraction of YSIRK proteins are surface proteins anchored by sortase-mediated processing of a C-terminal LPXTG motif.), with protein sequence MIFEKQKHFSLRKLKFGLVSVAIIAFLFAVTKTVEADVMVTTEQRQTSEINSSSQEVENQTSNQVEVKTDSVNRDPQEKTESVATDAPSMNSANNTSQSDKQNTVNEISSDSQQTKADEQTDLPQNSFKQQSTHVKMTTEAEKKPSHSTNTFVNDGNGNWYYLGADGKNVTGRQTIDGKVMYFAQDGKQVKGAFAQDSDGNKHYYDRDSGEMWTNRFVNDQGNWYYLDSDGVPVTGSVTVNGQSLYFNSDGSQVKGNFVEEDGSSHYYDKNSGDLLRKTSRTINGVNYQFDNDGNAKAIDKIEVVKTSLVVDSYEFGPSVSKIILEFNHKVTPAVVHAGAMVTTAGVQRKILNSYVSNASGHVVYFDSSHYVTLELDIPYDPNDSSKNASPFIFDSAAFRNNWVNSYTVKVDNLQVQADGSNSSQIISSEQDAINNRFLPTTDRFSERGSYGNFNYAAYQPETAIGGEKNPLIVWLHGIGEVGTDINIPLLASNVARLTEDPIQSHFTSTGSGSQKGAYVLVPQSSTPWSQNQTASLMALIKAYVASHPDIDSRRIYLAGVSNGGGMTLDMGVAYPNYFAALVPIAASYSNQLADNQITAAALKALKGQPMWLIHTRADKTISTDSSVLPFYKELLQAGAQNKWFSYYETNVGKHHSGVTYNGHWSWVYFLNDQVTGVQNTDNAKNWSGLSGMVATNPTYGGDAKATVNGRTYSNVFDWLNGQRRR